A genome region from Rhodopseudomonas boonkerdii includes the following:
- a CDS encoding 3-oxoacid CoA-transferase subunit A has protein sequence MDKRVASTAEAVAGVKDGATVLVAGFGTVGIADDLLEALHDQGATNLTIVHNNAGNGDVGLARLINSGRVSKVICSYPRSGDYSAFLNAYRNKTLELELVPQGIISERMHCHAAGLGGFFSPVTAHTKLAEGKETREIDGVLHVFEKPLKGDVALLRAKKADRWGNLVYNQSARNFNPIMAMAADLSIVQVDEMVELGSMDPEAVVTPSIFIDRIVVVGAQA, from the coding sequence ATCGACAAGCGTGTAGCCAGCACGGCGGAAGCCGTGGCTGGTGTGAAAGACGGGGCGACCGTTCTGGTGGCCGGATTCGGTACCGTCGGGATTGCGGATGATCTCTTGGAGGCGCTGCACGATCAGGGCGCGACCAATCTCACCATCGTCCATAACAATGCCGGCAACGGCGATGTCGGCCTGGCCCGCCTGATCAATTCCGGCCGCGTCAGCAAGGTGATCTGCTCCTATCCGCGCTCGGGCGATTACAGCGCGTTCCTGAATGCCTATCGCAACAAGACGCTGGAACTCGAACTGGTGCCGCAGGGCATCATCAGCGAACGCATGCATTGCCACGCGGCCGGGCTCGGCGGCTTCTTTTCGCCGGTGACGGCGCATACGAAGCTTGCCGAAGGCAAGGAGACCCGCGAGATCGACGGCGTGCTGCATGTTTTCGAGAAGCCGCTCAAGGGCGATGTGGCACTGTTGCGTGCAAAAAAGGCGGATCGCTGGGGCAACCTCGTCTACAACCAGTCCGCCCGCAATTTTAATCCGATCATGGCCATGGCCGCGGATCTCAGCATCGTCCAGGTGGATGAGATGGTCGAACTCGGCAGCATGGACCCGGAAGCGGTGGTGACGCCCAGCATCTTTATCGATCGCATCGTAGTCGTAGGAGCACAGGCATGA
- a CDS encoding 3-oxoacid CoA-transferase subunit B, whose product MTTAYKPLSRDQMAWRAAQDLQEGAYVNLGIGMPTRAASYVPDGREVIFHSENGILGLGPKPEPGMEDENLIDAGKNYTTLIKGGVFMHHADAFLMIRGKHLDVSLLGAFEVSEEGDLANWTTEDPSFPPGVGGAMDLAVGAKEIRVIMDHTDKGGKPRILKKCRLPLTAPGCVKRIYTNLAVIDVTEQGLFVREMVEGMTIEQLQELTEPKLQLANDWQALAPPAIAA is encoded by the coding sequence ATGACGACAGCATACAAGCCGCTGAGCCGTGACCAGATGGCCTGGCGCGCCGCGCAGGACCTGCAGGAAGGCGCCTATGTCAATCTCGGCATCGGCATGCCCACCCGGGCCGCGAGCTATGTGCCGGACGGCCGCGAGGTGATCTTCCACAGCGAGAACGGCATTCTGGGCCTCGGCCCGAAGCCGGAGCCGGGCATGGAAGACGAAAACCTGATCGACGCCGGCAAAAACTACACGACCCTGATCAAGGGCGGCGTGTTCATGCACCACGCCGACGCCTTCCTGATGATCCGCGGCAAGCATCTCGATGTCAGCCTGCTCGGCGCGTTCGAGGTGTCGGAGGAGGGCGACCTCGCCAACTGGACCACGGAAGACCCATCCTTTCCGCCCGGTGTCGGCGGTGCGATGGATCTCGCGGTTGGTGCCAAGGAGATCCGGGTGATCATGGATCACACCGACAAGGGCGGGAAGCCGCGCATCCTCAAGAAGTGCCGCCTGCCGCTGACGGCGCCCGGCTGCGTCAAGCGCATCTATACCAATCTCGCCGTGATCGATGTGACCGAGCAGGGCCTGTTCGTGCGGGAGATGGTCGAGGGTATGACGATCGAGCAGCTGCAGGAGCTGACCGAGCCGAAGCTGCAGCTCGCCAATGACTGGCAGGCACTCGCCCCACCGGCGATCGCGGCCTGA
- a CDS encoding regulator, with protein sequence MNTSTETAGRSDFKPALWTPGDWNALFGFGTNILVNMLVLTGLLRFVLKMPDSLVFGRILPALGLMMCLSTLYYAYLAYRLAQKTGRNDVCALPSGVSVPHMFIVTFVIMLPITIKTGDPLKGWSAGLVWVFFQSFILMIGGFIAPYIRKITPRAALLGTLAGVSVTFIAMRPALEMYMTPQIGLVCFAIIMLGWFGGVTYFRNLPAGLIAIAVGMIIAWGSNLFGFGIGGLSMKGVGDAFANFGFSVPIPAFNHVFSGFEFLGIILVTAIPFGIYDLVEAMDNVESAEAAGDDYPTTRVLTADGVVSLIGCLMGNPFINAVYIGHPGWKAMGGRIGYSAATGLMVVVLSWFGIVAALLALVPVVAISPILLYIGMLIGAQAFQTTPLKHAPAIVLAFTPHLAAWGKLQIDTMLGATVTAAQAAGLAADKVGEVKAAAIASLPQQGVLYHGLEVMGGGSILGGLVLGAIGVFIIDREFAKAAAFALAGAVMTWFGFMHGEAIGFGVTPGVALAYAVVAAGLFVAEKFAAPQMTVVPVAAPAE encoded by the coding sequence ATGAATACGAGCACGGAGACTGCTGGAAGATCCGATTTCAAGCCGGCACTCTGGACGCCGGGCGACTGGAACGCGCTGTTCGGCTTCGGCACCAATATCCTCGTCAACATGCTGGTGCTGACCGGCCTGCTGCGCTTCGTGCTGAAGATGCCGGACTCGCTGGTGTTCGGCCGCATCCTGCCGGCACTCGGCCTGATGATGTGCCTCTCGACATTGTACTACGCCTATCTCGCCTACCGCCTCGCGCAGAAGACCGGGCGCAACGATGTCTGCGCGCTGCCATCGGGCGTCAGCGTACCGCACATGTTCATCGTCACCTTCGTGATCATGCTGCCGATCACCATCAAAACCGGCGATCCACTCAAGGGGTGGTCCGCCGGCCTCGTCTGGGTGTTTTTCCAGAGCTTCATCCTGATGATCGGCGGCTTCATCGCGCCGTATATCCGCAAGATCACGCCACGAGCCGCACTCCTGGGCACACTGGCCGGCGTCTCCGTCACCTTCATTGCCATGCGACCGGCGCTGGAAATGTATATGACGCCGCAGATCGGCCTCGTCTGCTTCGCCATCATCATGCTGGGCTGGTTCGGCGGCGTGACTTACTTCCGTAACCTCCCGGCCGGCCTGATCGCCATCGCCGTCGGCATGATCATCGCCTGGGGATCGAACCTGTTCGGCTTCGGCATCGGCGGGCTGAGCATGAAGGGCGTGGGCGATGCCTTCGCCAATTTCGGTTTCTCGGTGCCGATCCCGGCCTTCAACCATGTTTTCTCAGGCTTCGAGTTCCTCGGCATCATCCTCGTCACGGCGATCCCGTTCGGCATCTACGATCTCGTCGAGGCGATGGACAATGTGGAATCTGCGGAGGCCGCCGGCGACGACTATCCGACCACACGGGTGCTCACCGCCGACGGCGTCGTGTCGTTGATCGGCTGCCTGATGGGCAACCCGTTCATCAACGCCGTCTATATCGGCCATCCCGGCTGGAAGGCGATGGGCGGACGCATCGGCTATTCCGCCGCTACCGGCCTGATGGTCGTCGTGCTGTCATGGTTCGGCATCGTCGCGGCGCTGCTGGCGCTGGTGCCCGTCGTCGCGATCTCGCCGATCCTGCTCTATATCGGCATGCTGATCGGCGCGCAGGCGTTCCAGACCACACCGCTGAAACATGCTCCGGCCATCGTTCTCGCCTTCACACCGCATCTCGCCGCCTGGGGCAAGTTACAGATCGACACGATGCTCGGTGCCACTGTCACCGCAGCTCAGGCGGCGGGACTCGCTGCGGACAAGGTTGGCGAAGTGAAGGCGGCGGCGATTGCATCATTGCCGCAGCAGGGCGTGCTGTATCACGGCCTCGAAGTGATGGGCGGCGGCTCGATCCTCGGCGGCCTCGTGCTCGGGGCGATCGGCGTGTTCATCATCGACCGCGAGTTCGCGAAGGCCGCAGCCTTCGCGCTGGCCGGCGCCGTCATGACCTGGTTCGGCTTCATGCATGGCGAAGCGATCGGCTTCGGCGTCACACCGGGCGTCGCATTGGCTTATGCGGTGGTGGCAGCCGGACTGTTCGTGGCGGAGAAGTTTGCCGCGCCGCAGATGACGGTGGTGCCGGTGGCGGCGCCGGCGGAATAA
- a CDS encoding methyl-accepting chemotaxis protein, producing the protein MATTTLVQKKSGSLKFPTLRFRAKVTLGFAAVLLISAISMALAYFGFERIASGVVSYRTSVAESGLARNIDRELTSYQALTRYYVLTSAEADAKAAKAAEASLKDAIDQSMKAATDSARLDKITRLSREFTTFTKIFADILAVKGENDQIAANQLSRTSLMLRNKIDDLGDTAIMAGMATVQDQVKEITTQFITATSLVNTYIGKAEDRTSNAASARIKFLQNQFATVYASDDKITSKVKEIVADTKLYADAFTKFVENTKKVEGLAKEMSESAAAITKLSSEMKADMLSEQHRMETESDKTVTDTMQLVIILGIGGFVIGSVLAMLLGRGIAKPMTEMCAAMRKLAAGDFDVVLPGLGRRDELGDMAGAVEEFKVQAVAKAERDAAAQEEQNRAADQLRRSELIRFADQFESAVGSIVSSVSVSSGQLESAANTLTRTAETTEQLSGQAAATSDEASSNMQSVATATEELSLSVNEIGRQVQNSSRIADSAVEQARLTDSRIGELSRAAQRIGDVVDLITAIAEQTNLLALNATIEAARAGDAGRGFAVVASEVKSLASQTAKATEEISTQIAGMQSATQESVAAIKQIGNTIGEISGIASEIASAVEQQGAATREIAQNVQRVAHGTQQVAGNITEVNRGASETGAASGQVLNSAQTLSAESTRLRAELDRFMENIRAA; encoded by the coding sequence GTGGCAACGACGACGCTTGTCCAGAAAAAGTCTGGATCTCTGAAGTTTCCTACCCTCAGATTCCGCGCCAAGGTGACGCTCGGCTTCGCCGCAGTGCTGTTGATCTCTGCGATCAGCATGGCGCTGGCCTATTTCGGCTTCGAGCGAATCGCGAGCGGTGTGGTGTCATATCGCACCAGCGTCGCGGAATCGGGGCTCGCCCGCAACATCGACCGCGAACTCACATCCTACCAGGCTCTGACGCGCTACTATGTGCTCACCAGCGCCGAAGCCGACGCCAAGGCGGCCAAGGCTGCGGAAGCATCGCTCAAGGATGCCATCGACCAGTCGATGAAGGCCGCGACGGATTCGGCGCGTCTCGACAAGATCACGCGCCTGTCGCGCGAATTCACCACCTTCACCAAGATCTTCGCCGATATTCTCGCGGTGAAGGGCGAGAACGACCAGATCGCTGCTAATCAACTGTCGCGTACCAGCCTGATGCTGCGCAACAAGATCGACGATCTCGGTGACACCGCCATCATGGCGGGTATGGCGACCGTGCAGGACCAGGTGAAGGAAATCACCACGCAGTTCATTACCGCGACCTCGCTCGTGAACACCTATATCGGCAAAGCCGAGGACAGGACCTCGAATGCGGCATCGGCGCGCATCAAGTTCCTGCAGAACCAGTTCGCCACCGTCTATGCCAGTGACGACAAGATCACCTCCAAGGTGAAGGAGATCGTTGCTGATACCAAGCTCTATGCCGACGCCTTCACCAAATTCGTCGAGAACACCAAGAAGGTCGAGGGTCTCGCCAAGGAGATGTCGGAATCCGCGGCCGCGATCACCAAGCTGTCGAGCGAGATGAAGGCCGACATGCTGTCCGAGCAGCACCGGATGGAGACCGAATCCGACAAGACGGTCACCGACACCATGCAGCTCGTGATCATTCTCGGCATCGGCGGCTTCGTGATCGGCTCCGTACTCGCGATGCTGCTCGGCCGCGGCATCGCCAAGCCGATGACCGAGATGTGCGCGGCGATGCGCAAGCTCGCCGCCGGCGATTTCGATGTGGTGCTGCCGGGCCTCGGCCGCCGCGACGAACTCGGCGACATGGCGGGCGCCGTCGAGGAGTTCAAGGTGCAGGCAGTGGCGAAGGCCGAGCGTGATGCCGCCGCACAGGAAGAACAGAACCGTGCTGCCGATCAGCTCCGCCGCAGCGAGTTGATCCGCTTCGCCGATCAGTTCGAATCCGCGGTGGGCTCGATCGTGTCGAGCGTGTCGGTCTCGTCGGGTCAGCTCGAAAGCGCCGCCAATACGCTGACACGTACGGCCGAGACCACCGAACAGTTGTCCGGCCAGGCCGCGGCGACGTCGGACGAAGCGTCGTCGAACATGCAGTCGGTGGCGACCGCGACAGAAGAGCTGTCGCTCTCGGTCAACGAGATCGGCCGCCAGGTGCAAAACTCCAGCCGCATCGCCGACTCCGCGGTGGAGCAGGCCCGTCTGACCGACTCCCGTATCGGCGAGCTGTCGCGCGCCGCCCAGCGCATCGGCGATGTCGTCGATCTCATCACGGCGATTGCCGAGCAGACCAACCTGCTGGCGCTCAACGCGACCATCGAAGCGGCGCGTGCGGGCGATGCCGGCCGCGGCTTCGCCGTTGTCGCGTCGGAAGTGAAGTCGCTTGCGAGCCAGACGGCGAAGGCGACCGAGGAAATCTCCACGCAGATCGCCGGCATGCAGAGCGCGACGCAGGAATCAGTGGCCGCGATCAAGCAGATCGGCAACACGATCGGGGAAATCTCCGGTATCGCGTCGGAGATCGCCAGCGCCGTCGAGCAGCAGGGCGCCGCCACGCGCGAGATTGCGCAGAACGTCCAGCGCGTCGCCCATGGCACGCAGCAGGTCGCCGGCAACATCACCGAAGTCAATCGCGGCGCGTCGGAGACCGGTGCGGCCTCCGGTCAGGTGCTGAATTCGGCGCAGACGCTGTCGGCGGAAAGCACCCGCCTGCGTGCCGAACTTGACCGCTTCATGGAAAACATCCGGGCGGCGTAA
- a CDS encoding cysteine hydrolase family protein, giving the protein MADATGAVTVAAEPGPIDVDLTSTALLIIDMQRDFMEPGGFGETLGNDVSQLARAVAPIAALLTAARGIGMTVIHTREGHLPDLSDAPPAKIERGAPSLRIGDPGPMGRILIRGEAGHDIIPELYPVEGEIVIDKPGKGAFYATTLGADLKAREIDTLLVCGVTTEVCVNTTVREANDRGYRCIVIADGCASYFPEFHEMGLKMIKAQGGIFGWVTGSAAIHDAINRFESAVETSNKRAAGASR; this is encoded by the coding sequence ATGGCGGATGCAACGGGGGCAGTAACGGTCGCGGCGGAGCCCGGCCCGATCGATGTGGATCTCACGTCCACCGCCCTCCTCATCATCGACATGCAGCGCGACTTCATGGAGCCCGGTGGCTTCGGCGAGACGCTGGGCAACGACGTCTCGCAGCTGGCCCGCGCCGTGGCGCCCATCGCGGCGCTGCTGACCGCAGCGCGCGGCATCGGGATGACGGTGATCCATACCCGCGAGGGACACCTGCCCGACCTCTCCGATGCCCCGCCTGCCAAGATCGAACGCGGTGCCCCCTCGCTGCGGATCGGCGATCCCGGCCCGATGGGGCGCATCCTCATTCGCGGCGAGGCCGGACACGACATCATTCCCGAACTCTATCCCGTCGAAGGCGAGATCGTCATCGACAAGCCGGGCAAGGGCGCCTTCTACGCGACGACGCTCGGCGCAGACTTGAAGGCGCGCGAGATCGACACGCTGCTGGTCTGTGGCGTCACCACCGAGGTCTGCGTCAACACCACCGTGCGCGAGGCCAATGACCGCGGCTATCGCTGCATCGTCATCGCCGATGGCTGCGCCTCCTACTTTCCCGAATTCCATGAGATGGGCCTGAAGATGATCAAGGCCCAGGGCGGCATCTTCGGCTGGGTCACCGGGAGCGCCGCCATACACGACGCCATCAACCGTTTTGAAAGTGCAGTGGAGACGTCAAACAAACGAGCGGCGGGAGCATCACGATGA
- a CDS encoding xanthine dehydrogenase family protein molybdopterin-binding subunit has product MGVEGIGARVARKEDKRFITGRGRYVDDIKLVGLTYAHFIRSPHAHARVKGIDASAAKNMPGVVDVLTAQQLVDDKIGNLICGWAITSKDGSPMKMGAWPAMAPDTVRFVGQAVAVVIAETKNQAKDAAEAVVVEYEELPAVATMQAALAAGAPQLHPEAPGNVVYDWSIGDEKATNDAFAKAANVVSLELTNNRLVPNAMEPRAAIAEYDEAEEHFTLYTTSQNPHVARLVLSAFYNIAQEHKLRVVAPDVGGGFGSKIFIYPEEMVALWASKKTGRPVKWTGDRSEAFLTDAHGRDHTSRAEIAFDANNKILGLRVKTHANFGAYMSLFSSSVPTYLYATLLSGQYNIPQIYAEVMGVYTNTTPVDAYRGAGRPEASYLLERLMETSARQLKVDPAELRRTNFITQFPHQTPVIMAYDIGDFGAALDKALEAIDYKGFPARKAKAKAAGKLRGLGFSCYIEACGIAPSKAVGSLGAGVGLWESAEVRVNPVGTIEILTGSHSHGQGHETTFAQLVADRLGISIDQVSIVHGDTDKVQFGMGTYGSRSGAVGMSAILKAMEKMEAKAKKIAAHQLEASEGDIVIENGEFKVAGTDKAIALPMVALAAYTAHNLPDGMEPGLKESAFYDPTNFTFPAGTYICEVEVDPGTGKTDIIDFVAVDDFGRLINPMIVEGQVHGGLAQGIGQAMLESAVYDDNGQPVTASFMDYAMPRADDVPSFKISHSITLCPGNPLGIKGCGEAGAIGSSPAVINAITDALGHNKLEMPATPGRVWEALQLQQAAE; this is encoded by the coding sequence ATGGGCGTTGAAGGCATCGGCGCACGCGTTGCGCGCAAGGAAGACAAGCGATTCATCACCGGCCGCGGCCGTTATGTCGACGACATCAAGCTCGTAGGTCTGACCTACGCTCATTTCATCCGCAGTCCTCATGCCCACGCAAGGGTGAAGGGCATCGACGCATCGGCGGCAAAGAACATGCCCGGCGTCGTGGATGTGCTCACCGCACAACAGCTGGTGGACGACAAGATCGGCAATCTCATCTGCGGCTGGGCCATCACCTCGAAAGACGGCTCGCCCATGAAAATGGGTGCATGGCCGGCGATGGCGCCGGACACCGTACGCTTCGTCGGACAGGCTGTGGCCGTCGTCATCGCCGAGACCAAGAACCAGGCGAAGGACGCGGCCGAAGCTGTCGTGGTCGAGTATGAGGAACTTCCCGCCGTCGCCACGATGCAGGCAGCGCTCGCCGCGGGCGCCCCGCAACTGCATCCGGAAGCGCCGGGCAACGTGGTCTATGACTGGTCGATCGGCGACGAGAAGGCGACCAACGACGCATTTGCAAAAGCAGCGAACGTCGTCTCGCTCGAACTCACCAACAACCGCCTCGTCCCCAATGCGATGGAGCCGCGCGCGGCCATCGCCGAATACGACGAGGCCGAGGAACACTTCACCCTCTACACCACATCGCAGAACCCGCATGTGGCGCGGCTGGTGCTCTCCGCCTTCTACAACATCGCACAGGAGCACAAACTCCGCGTCGTCGCCCCCGATGTCGGCGGCGGTTTCGGCTCCAAGATCTTCATCTATCCCGAAGAGATGGTGGCGCTGTGGGCCTCCAAGAAGACCGGACGCCCGGTGAAGTGGACCGGCGACCGCTCCGAAGCCTTCCTTACCGACGCCCATGGCCGCGACCATACCTCGCGCGCCGAGATTGCGTTCGACGCAAACAACAAGATTTTGGGCCTGCGGGTGAAGACCCACGCCAATTTCGGCGCCTATATGTCGCTGTTCTCGTCCTCGGTGCCGACCTATCTCTACGCCACGCTGCTGTCGGGCCAGTACAACATCCCGCAGATCTATGCGGAGGTGATGGGCGTCTACACCAACACCACGCCCGTGGATGCCTATCGCGGCGCCGGACGGCCGGAAGCAAGCTATCTGCTCGAGCGTTTGATGGAGACATCGGCGCGGCAGCTCAAGGTCGATCCGGCCGAGCTGCGGCGCACCAACTTCATCACCCAGTTCCCGCATCAGACGCCGGTCATCATGGCCTATGACATCGGCGATTTCGGCGCCGCACTCGACAAGGCGCTGGAAGCGATCGACTACAAGGGCTTCCCTGCCCGCAAGGCCAAGGCGAAAGCGGCCGGCAAACTGCGCGGCCTCGGCTTCTCCTGCTATATCGAGGCCTGCGGCATCGCGCCCTCGAAAGCCGTCGGTTCGCTCGGCGCCGGCGTCGGTCTGTGGGAATCCGCGGAGGTGCGCGTCAATCCCGTCGGCACCATCGAGATTCTCACCGGCTCGCACAGCCACGGTCAGGGCCATGAGACGACCTTCGCGCAGCTCGTCGCGGATCGGCTCGGCATTTCCATCGATCAGGTGTCCATCGTCCATGGCGACACCGACAAGGTGCAATTCGGCATGGGCACCTATGGCTCGCGCTCCGGTGCCGTCGGCATGAGCGCGATCCTGAAAGCCATGGAGAAGATGGAGGCGAAGGCGAAGAAGATCGCCGCGCATCAGCTGGAAGCCTCCGAAGGCGACATCGTCATCGAAAATGGCGAGTTCAAGGTGGCCGGCACCGACAAGGCCATCGCCCTGCCGATGGTGGCGCTTGCCGCCTATACCGCACATAATCTTCCTGACGGCATGGAGCCCGGCCTGAAGGAGAGCGCCTTCTACGATCCCACCAACTTCACCTTCCCCGCCGGCACCTATATCTGCGAGGTCGAAGTCGATCCCGGCACCGGCAAGACCGACATCATCGACTTCGTCGCCGTCGACGACTTCGGCCGCCTCATCAATCCGATGATCGTGGAAGGCCAGGTGCATGGCGGTCTCGCCCAAGGCATCGGCCAGGCCATGCTGGAAAGCGCCGTCTATGACGACAACGGCCAGCCGGTGACGGCGTCCTTCATGGACTACGCCATGCCCCGCGCCGACGACGTGCCGTCGTTCAAGATCTCGCATTCGATCACGCTCTGCCCGGGCAATCCGCTGGGAATCAAGGGCTGCGGCGAAGCCGGCGCCATCGGCTCCTCGCCCGCGGTGATCAATGCGATCACCGATGCGCTCGGACACAACAAGCTTGAAATGCCGGCGACGCCGGGACGCGTATGGGAAGCGCTGCAACTGCAGCAGGCCGCTGAGTAA
- a CDS encoding FAD binding domain-containing protein codes for MYETTYHRAASVDEAAALLAKHPEAKCLAGGHTLLPVMKQRLAGPSDVIDIARIKDLIGIEATSDALIIKAATTYYDITQSAAAKKAIPAIVHLTEVLGDPAVRYRGTIGGSLANNDPAADYPAAVLALNATVKTNKRDIAAADFFQGLFSTALEDNEIITAVSFPIPAKAGYAKMRHPASRFAMTGVFVAQMKNGEVRVAATGAAQDGVMRVPAIEAALKSNWSAGAIDGVSISADGLMGDIHGSAAYRANLIKVMAQRAVEAAG; via the coding sequence ATGTACGAGACCACCTATCACCGCGCCGCCAGTGTCGATGAAGCTGCAGCGCTGCTGGCGAAACACCCCGAAGCCAAATGCCTCGCCGGCGGCCATACGCTGCTGCCGGTCATGAAGCAGCGCCTCGCCGGTCCGTCCGACGTCATCGACATCGCGCGGATCAAGGACCTGATCGGCATCGAAGCGACGTCCGACGCGCTGATCATCAAGGCTGCAACGACCTATTACGACATCACCCAGAGCGCTGCCGCCAAGAAGGCGATTCCGGCCATCGTGCATCTGACCGAAGTGCTCGGCGATCCCGCCGTACGCTATCGCGGCACCATCGGCGGTTCGCTCGCCAACAACGATCCGGCCGCGGACTATCCCGCCGCGGTGCTGGCGCTCAACGCAACGGTAAAAACCAACAAGCGCGACATCGCTGCCGCGGATTTCTTCCAGGGCCTGTTCTCGACGGCGCTGGAAGACAACGAGATCATCACGGCGGTCTCGTTCCCGATCCCCGCCAAAGCCGGCTACGCCAAGATGCGCCATCCGGCGTCACGCTTTGCGATGACCGGCGTGTTCGTCGCGCAGATGAAGAACGGCGAAGTTCGTGTCGCGGCGACCGGCGCGGCGCAAGACGGCGTGATGCGCGTGCCGGCCATCGAGGCCGCGCTGAAATCGAACTGGTCGGCCGGCGCGATCGACGGCGTGTCGATCTCCGCCGACGGCCTGATGGGCGACATCCACGGCTCCGCCGCTTACCGCGCCAATCTCATCAAGGTGATGGCGCAGCGCGCGGTGGAAGCCGCGGGATAA
- a CDS encoding SDR family NAD(P)-dependent oxidoreductase encodes MFTDLFSLKGRIALVTGGSRGIGKMIAAGFLSQGAAKVYITARKAAACEATAKELSETYSGECIALPIDISTMTGIEMLAGEIRKREPKLDILVNNAGAAWGADFDEFPESGWDKVMTLNVKAPFFLTKALAAPLRAAGSAKQPAKVINIASIDGIFVNPLETYSYAASKSGLIHLTRRMAAKLIKDHVVVSAIAPGPFQSDMNKAARDHADEVATKVPAGRIGTDEDMAGAAIYLASRAGDYVVGTTLAVDGGIVYANAGIRGSGWD; translated from the coding sequence ATGTTCACGGATCTGTTTTCGCTCAAAGGCCGCATCGCACTCGTGACCGGCGGCTCGCGCGGCATCGGCAAGATGATCGCCGCTGGCTTCCTGAGTCAGGGCGCCGCGAAGGTCTACATCACCGCGCGAAAAGCAGCCGCCTGCGAAGCGACGGCAAAGGAATTGAGCGAGACATATTCCGGCGAATGCATCGCCTTGCCGATCGATATCTCCACCATGACCGGCATCGAAATGCTGGCCGGCGAGATCAGGAAGCGCGAGCCGAAGCTCGACATCCTGGTCAACAATGCTGGCGCGGCATGGGGCGCGGATTTCGACGAATTCCCCGAAAGCGGCTGGGACAAGGTGATGACGCTGAACGTCAAGGCGCCGTTCTTTCTCACCAAGGCGCTCGCCGCGCCGCTGCGCGCAGCGGGCTCTGCGAAACAGCCCGCCAAGGTCATCAACATCGCCTCCATCGACGGCATCTTCGTCAATCCGCTCGAGACCTATTCCTATGCGGCGAGCAAATCCGGCCTGATCCACCTGACGCGGCGCATGGCGGCCAAACTGATCAAGGACCATGTGGTGGTATCAGCCATCGCGCCGGGCCCGTTCCAGTCCGACATGAACAAGGCCGCGCGCGACCATGCGGATGAGGTGGCGACCAAGGTGCCCGCAGGACGCATCGGCACCGACGAGGACATGGCCGGGGCCGCGATCTATCTCGCCTCACGCGCGGGGGATTATGTGGTCGGCACCACGCTCGCCGTGGATGGCGGCATCGTCTATGCGAATGCCGGGATCAGGGGCAGCGGCTGGGATTGA
- a CDS encoding (2Fe-2S)-binding protein produces the protein MSTVKLTVNGKAVSVQVEDRTLLVHLLRENLNLTGTHVGCDTSQCGACIVHIDGKAVKSCTTLAGQADGCNVTTIEGIAKGDQLHPMQAAFRDNHGLQCGYCTPGMIMSAIDIVNRHGGNLDEQTVRHELEGNICRCTGYHNIVKSVLDAAGRMKVAQAAE, from the coding sequence GTGTCCACAGTGAAACTGACGGTCAACGGCAAAGCCGTTTCCGTCCAGGTCGAAGACCGGACGTTGCTCGTCCATCTGCTTCGCGAAAACCTCAACCTCACCGGCACCCATGTCGGCTGCGACACCTCGCAGTGCGGCGCCTGCATCGTCCATATCGACGGCAAGGCGGTGAAATCCTGCACCACGCTGGCCGGCCAGGCCGACGGCTGCAATGTCACCACCATCGAGGGCATCGCAAAGGGCGACCAGCTGCATCCGATGCAGGCCGCCTTCCGGGACAATCACGGCCTGCAGTGCGGCTACTGCACGCCGGGCATGATCATGTCGGCCATCGATATCGTGAACCGCCATGGTGGCAATCTCGATGAGCAGACGGTTCGTCACGAGCTCGAAGGCAATATCTGCCGCTGCACCGGCTATCACAACATCGTCAAATCGGTGCTCGACGCCGCCGGACGGATGAAGGTTGCGCAAGCGGCTGAATGA